In the genome of Actinomycetes bacterium, the window CGTCGGCGAGCAGGGCAGTCGTGTCCGGGGCGCCGTCGAGGCCACACGCCTCGACGGAGACCTCCTCGGGGTAGTTCCCGCGGAAGAAGGCAGTGTCCACGACGACCGACCGCACGATCCCGGGCGCGCCCAGCCGGATGACGGCCCAGTCGTGGCCGGGCTCGCGGCGGCGGCGGGTCTCCCACCCGTCGTAGGTCTTGCCCTTGGGCCCGAACGCGTCCGGGTCGTGCACGGCCGGTTCCGCCTTGAGCAGGTTCTCCTTCTCGGCGAACCACTCGTCGCTGGCGGCCATGACGCCGCCGCCGAGGCTCCGCCCGGCGAGGTCCACCCGGTCGACGAACTCGCTCATGATCCTCCTCGACGTAGGAACCGCCCTCGCGCGACGTCGTCGACGCGGGTCCCGCGCAGCCACGTGGCGCGGACGACCCCGGTCAGCGTGCGACCCGCGTACGGGGTGATCGGGTGCCGGTGATGCAGCACGGCCGGGTCGACGGTGAAGGTCTCGTCTGGTGCGAACGCGCAGAGGTCGGCGTCGAACCCGGGGGCGAGCATGCCCTTGCGCGTCAGCCCGGCGAGCCGGGCTGGTGCCGTCGCCATCCAGGTCACCACCTCGTCCAAGGGGATGCCGCGCTGACGCGCGGCGGTCCACACGACCGGCAGACCGACCTGAATCGACGAGATCCCGCCCCAGGCCGCGCCGAAGTCGCCGATGTCGAGCCGTTTGAGCTCCGGAGGGCTCGGCGAGTGGTCGGAGACGATGCAGTCGATGATCCCTGCCCGCAGCCCCGCCCACAGCGCCTCGCGGTTGTCCGCTTCGCGGATGGGTGGACAGCACTTGAACTGTGTCGCGCCGGCCGGGATCTCGTCGGCGCTGAGGAAGAGGTAGTGGGGGCAGGTCTCCGCGGTGATCCGAACTCCGTCCCGTCGCGCCGACGCGATCATGGCGAGCGCGTCAGAGGACGACAGGTGCAGCACGTGAACCCGGCCGCCGATGCGGCGGGTCAGCTCGACCAGCTGGCCGATGGCGACGTTCTCGGCGTCGCGCGGGCGTGAGGCGAGGAAGTCGGCGTACCGCTGCCCGCTGCACCGCGGTGCCCGCTCGATCGCGGTCGAGTCCTCGGCGTGGACGATCATGAGCGCGCCGAACCGGCGCAGCTCCGCCATGGCCGTGCCCAGCTCCGCGATGTCGACCATGGGGAACTCGTCGACGCCGGAGTGCAGGAGGAAGCACTTGAAGCCGAAGACCCCGGCGTCGTGCAGCGGATGCAGGTCCGCGACGTTGCCGGGGACGACGCCACCCCAGAAGCCGACGTCGGTGTGGCACTGGCCTTCTGCCGCCTTGTTCTTGAGCTCCAGCGCCTCGACGTTCACGGTCGGCGGGACGCAGTTCAGGGGCATGTCGATGATCGTCGTGATGCCCCCCGCCGCTGCCGCCCGCGTTGCCGTGGCGAATCCTTCCCACTCGGTCCGCCCTGGTTCGTTCACGTGCACGTGGGTATCCACGAGACCGGGCAGCAGCACCTCGTCGTCGGACAGCACGACGCTCTCGCGAGCACGGAGCCGGGCGTCGTACGGCTTGACCGCGACGGTCGCGCCGTCTCGGACAGCGACGGCGGCAGGCCTGGCGCCCCGGGGCGTCACCGCCCGGCGGGCTCGGACGACCAGGTCGTAGTCGTACACCATCTGCTCTCCGACGGGCGTGACGGCAGGGGACCCGGAGCCTCGACTCGGCCGGACAGTGCGACTCCGGGGACCAGCAGGCCAGGACCAGCAGGGCAGACCAGCGGGCCCCGGATCAGCAGGCCCCGGGGACCAGCAGGACAGGACCACTAGCAGGCCCGAGGTATCTTTCCATTATCTGGAAAGTTACGCTCGCATGAGGGAAAGTACGTCTGCCAGGAGGTGGCGGTCAAGAGCGGCCGTCTCGGGAGCAAGGGGGCCAGCGTCATCACCAGTTCCGAGGGCGCTCAGCCCAGCCGCGTCCATTCGGTCGAGCGGGCGTTCATGCTGCTCGAGTCGCTCGCCGACCTCGGGGAGGTCGGGGTCACCGACCTCCGTCGAGCAACCGGCCTGTCCTACGGCACCATCCATCGACTGCTGGGCACCCTGCTCGAGCATGGCTATGCCAGGCAGAACACCGTCACCCGCAAGTACACGCTCGGGCCCCGCCTGATGCGCCTGGGCGACGCGGCGAGTCGGACCTTCGGTGTCTGGGTGCGGCCGTACCTCAGCGAGCTCATGGAGCTCAGCGGCGAGACGGCGAACCTCGCGGTGCTGGAGGGAGACTGGGCCGTCTACGTCGCCCAGGTCGCCTCCCGCAAGCACCACGTCCGGATGTTCACCGAGGTCGGACGCAAGGTGCTGCCGCACACGACCGCGGTGGGGAAGGTCCTGCTCGCGTTCCGGCCACGCACCGAGGTCGAAGCGCTGCTCGAACGTACGGGCCTCCCGCCCCGGACCCCGCGGACCATCACCGACCGTGGCCGCTTCCTGTCCGAGCTCGACGTGGTCGCCCGGCATGGGTATGCGGTCGACGACGGCGAGGAGGAGATCGGTGTCCGCTGCCTCGCGGTGCCGGTCTTCGGTGTGGGCGATGCCGTGGCCTCGGCGTCGATCTCGGCGCCCGACGGCCGGCTGAGCAGGGAGGACTACGACCGCCTTCTCCCCGAGATGCTGCGCATCTCGGCCGCCTTGAGCGGCAGCCTGGTGGCTCCGTCCTGACGGTCCCGAGGCGCGCACGTCCGAGGTCGTCTCCCGAGGCGCGCACGTTCAAGATCGTCTCCCGAGGCCGTACGTCTGAGATCGTCTCAAAGGCGCGCACGTCCGAGATCGTCTCCCGAGGCCGTGCGTCCGAGGTCGTCTCAAAGGCGCGCACGTTCAAGGTCGTCTCCCGAGGTCGTCTCCCGAGGCGCACCTCCGAGATCGTCGAGGGCCGGGGCTTGACTCCGTGAGCGAACGGCGGGTACGTTTGCACAAGCTAGTGGATGATTTTTTCCGCTGGCTGGAAACCGATGGGCTGTCACCAGCTTGACGACCCGGTACCGAGGTCCAGCTTCCCGAATGACGGAAAACGAACCAGGAGCCAGCGACCTTCGTGCTCGTGCGATCGTCCGGGTTGCGTGGTCCCGGATCTACGGACTGAGGAGGGCTCACCGTGACGGCGATCGGATTCATCGGCCTCGGCGTGATGGGCCGCCCCATGGCAGAGCATCTCGTCCGGGCCGGCCACGCCGTCAAGGTGCACAACCGGTCGCCGGGACCCGTGCAGAAGCTCGTGGCCGTCGGGGCGACGGCCGGGACGTCTCCGGCCGATGTCGCCGCCGACGCAGACGTCGTCATCACCATGGTCCCCGACTCCCCGGACGTCGAGGGAGTGGTGCTGGCCGAGGACGGGATCCTCAGCACGGCCCGTGAGGGGATGCTGCTCATCGACATGAGCACGGTCCGACCGGACACGGCCCGCCTGATCGCCAAGGAGGCGCACGCCAAGGGCGTCCGCTTCCTCGACGCTCCCGTGAGCGGCGGCGAGGTCGGCGCCCTCGAGGCCAGCCTGTCGATCATGGTGGGCGGGGATGCCGAGGACTTCGAGACCGCGCTGCCGATCCTCCAGTCGCTCGGCAGGACCATCGTCCACGTCGGCCCGGTCGGCGCGGGACAGACGGTCAAGGCTGCCAACCAGCTGATCGTGGCCGGCACGATCGAGCTGGTCAGCGAGGCCATCGTGCTGCTCGAGGCGCACGGCGTGGCGATGGAGCCCGCGATCAAGGTGCTGGCCGGCGGCCTGGCCGGCAACCAGGTCCTCGAGCGAAAGGCCGCGGGGATGCTTGCGCGGACCTTCGAGCCCGGGTTCCGCATCGACCTGCATCACAAGGACCTTGGCATCGTGCAGGCGGCTGCACGAGACAGCGGCGTGGTGATCCCCGTCACCGCGCTGGTGGCACAGATGCTCGTGTCGTTGCGCAGCCTCGGGCGAGGCGGGCTCGACCACAGCGCGATCCTCACGCTCATCGACGATCTGTCCGGCCGCGCCAAGACCAAGACGGACTAGGCGCCGGAAGCGAGGTGCCATGCGGATCAGTCACCCGAGGACGGTGGAGGACGCCTTCGACGCCCTCGACGAGATGCCGGACGCGCAGCTGCTGGCCGGAGGCACGGACTTCATGGTCGAGGTCAACTTCGGCCATCGCCGCCCGCCCGCGGTCGTCGGACTGCGCCGCGTGGAGGAGCTGGGCGGCTTCGAGCTCACCGACGACGAGGTCGTCCTCCGCGCCGCCCTGACCTGGACCGAGGTCGAGACGCAGCTGAACGACGAGCTGCCCGCTCTCGCCGCGGCCGCCCGCACGGTGGGCTCACCGCAGATGCGCAACGCTGGCACGGTGGGAGGCAACCTCGGCACGGCAAGCCCTGCGGGCGACTCGCTGCCGGTGCTGGCCGCCATGGACGCCACCGTCGTCCTGGTCAGCCGCGGCGGCGAGCGGCGGCTGCCCCTGTCGGCGTTCATCACCGGGGTGAAGCGGACCGCCATCCGGCCGGGCGAGATCATCCGGGAGGTCCGCGTCCCCCGGCTGCGCGGTCCACAGCACTTCCTGAAGGTCGGCACCCGCAACGCGATGGTCATCTCGATCGCCTGCGCGTCGGTCGTGCTGGACACGGAGGGCCGGACGGTCCGGTGCGGCCTCGGCGCGGTCGCGCCAACCCCGATCCGTGCACCGGAGGCCGAGTCCTTCATCGCCGGCGCGATCGACTGGGACGGGCTGCGAGCCCCGCCCGAGGCCGTCGCCCGGTTCGGTGAGCTCGCGGTGGCGGCGGCGTCCCCGATCACCGATCACCGCAGCACGGCCGAGTACCGCCGTCATGCCCTGAAGGTCATCACCGTCCGGGCACTGCAGAGGAGCCTCGCAGCATGACCGAGCAGACACCGAGTGACGCGCTGCACGACCCGACGACCCCCGACGGCAGCGGCCGTGAGGACTACCCGGCGCCCGGGGCGGGCCCAGACGTGCTTGCCGCGCTGGAGAGCTACACGCTCGCCGTGAACGGGCGGGACCGCGACGTGACCGAGGCCTGGCTCGGGGAGAGCCTGCTCTGGGTGCTGCGCGAGCGGCTCGGGCTGCCCGGCGCCAAGAACGCTTGCGAGCAGGGCGAGTGCGGCTCCTGCTCGGTGCTGCTGGATGGCCGGCTGGTCGCTTCCTGCTGCGTCCTGGCCGCCGATGCAGTGGGCAGCCAGATCACCACCGTGGAAGGGTTGTCGGGCGAAGGCGAGCTCTCGGACGTGCAGCGCGCCTTCGTCGAGGAGGGCGCCGTGCAGTGCGGCTTCTGCACGCCGGGCCTTGTCGTGGCCATCCATGACGTGCTTCACCGGAACCCTCGGGCCACCGAGCTGGAGCTCCGCGAGGCGATCTCGGGAGACCTCTGCCGGTGCACGGGGTACGGCCGGATCTTTGCCGCCGTCCGCCGCGTCCAGCAGGAGCGTGCCCATGCCCGCACCTAGCCTGCCCACCACGTTCACCCGCAAGCGCCGCGCTCCCGGGGTCGGCGAGAGCGTCCTGCGCCCGGACGGCATCCCCAAGGTCAAGGGCCAGTTCGCCTTCTCCTCCGACGCCTGGGTGGAGGGCATGGTGTGGGGGCGCACCGTGCGCAGCCCGTACCCGGCCGCCCGGATCCGCGGCATCGACGTGTCCGCTGCCGTGGCGATGCCGGGCGTGCACGCGGTGATCACCGCCGAGGACGTGTGGGGCAGCCCGACCTACGGGCTGGAGCACCACGATCAGCCCGTCTTCGCCAGTGACGTCGTGCGCTACCACGGTGAGCCGGTCGCCGCGGTGGCGGCGGACCACCCCGAGACCGCGCAGCGCGCGTGCGCGGCGGTCGTGGTGGACTACGAGGTCCTCGAGCCGCTGGTGGACGCCGAGGCGGCGATCACCGCTGCTCCGATCCATCCGGCGGGCAACATCTTCCGTCACGTCAGGATCCGCCATGGCGATCCCGACGCGGTAGGCGAGGTCGTCGTCGAGGGGACGTACGAGGTGGGCATGCAGGACCAGGCCTTCCTCGGCCCCGAGTCCGGGCTGGCGGTGCCCTCCGAGGACGGCGGCGTCGAGCTCTACGTCGCCACGCAGTGGCTCCACGTCGACCGGGACCAGATCGCGGCGTGCCTGAACCTGCCGCGCGACAAGGTCCGGCTCACGCTGGCCGGGACCGGTGGCGCGTTCGGCGGCCGCGAGGACCTCAGCATGCAGATCCACGCCTGCCTGCTCGCGCTGAAGACCGGCAAGCCCGTGAAGATGGTCTACTCGCGCGAGGAGTCCTTCTTCGGGCACGTGCACCGGCACCCGGCGAAGCTGTGGTACCGGCACCACGCGACCCGGGACGGCAAGCTCGTCAAGGTCGAGACCCGGCTCGTCTTCGACGGCGGGGCGTACACGTCCTCCAGCACCGCGGTCATCTCGAACGCTTCGTGCTTTGCGGCTGGCCCCTATCTCGTGCCGAACGCCGTCGTGGACGGCTACGCGGTGCGCACCAACAACCCGCCCTGCGGCGCGATGCGTGGCTTCGGCGCGGTGCAGACGTCGTTCGCCTCCGAGGCGCAGATGGACAAGCTGGCCCAGGAGCTGCACATCGATCCGGTCGAGCTGCGCCTGCGCAACGCACTCAAGACCCATGACGAGCTGCTCACCGGGCAGGTCATCATCGGCGCTGCTCCGGTGGCGGAATGCATCAGGGCGTGCCTGGCCCTGCCGATGCCGGAGCCGCTGTCCGAGGATGCACCGGCGATGATGCTGCCGGGTGGCGCCGGCTTGACGGCGCTGCGGGACGACGTCCGCCGCGGAGTCGGGTTCGCCGTGGGGTTCAAGAACCTCGCCTTCTCCGAGGGCTTCGACGACTACTCGACCGCACGCATCCGCTTGGAGCTCACGCCCGTCGGCGACCCCACGGCCACCGTGCACGTGGCCACCGCCGAGGTCGGACAGGGCTTCGTGACGGTCGCCCAGCAGATCGCGCGGGCGGAGCTCGGCGTCCACGAGGTCGTCCTCGCGGCCGCCGACACCCAGGTCGGCTCCGCCGGTTCCTCCAGCGCCTCCCGCCAGACGATGATGAGCGGCGGCGCGGTGCAGGCGGCCTGCGCCGCCGTCCGCGAGGTCCTGCTCGAGCGGGCGGCGCTGGAGCTGCACCTCGCCCCGGCCGACCTGGTGCTGGAAGAAGGCGAGCTCGTCACCAAGGACGGCAGGCACAACGTGTCCCTGGTCGAGGCGTTGAAGGCGGGTCCGGTGGAGGCCACGCGCGAGTTCCACCACGCGCCGACCGACCCGCTCGACGAGAACGGCCAGGGCAACGCGCACTGGTCGTTCGCCTTCGCCGCCCACCGGGCGGTGGTCGACGTCGACCCCGAGCTCGGGCTCGTCCGTGTCGTCCAGATCGCGACCGCGCAGGACATCGGCAAGGCCCTGAACCCGCTCGCGGTCACGGGCCAGGTCGAGGGCGGCATCGCGCAGGGCGTCGGCTTGGCGGTGATGGAGGAGATCATCGTCGACAAGGGCCGGATCCGGAACCCGTCGTTCACCGACTACCTGCTGCCGACCGCGCTGGACATGCCGACCGTGGTCCAGACCTGGATCGAGCAGCCCGAGCGCGGCGCCCCGTACGGCGCGAAGGGCGTCGGCGAACCGCCGACCATCTCGTCGACGGGCGCCGTCGTCGCCGCCATCCGGGATGCCACCCGACTCGACCTCAACCGCATCCCGGTGCGGCCGGACGACGTCGCACTCGCCGCTGCCCCGGAACGCTCCCGCTGACGCCAACGCTCCGCGCGACCGCGCTCGGAGCTCCTGCCATCGACGACCTACCCGACCGACACGAGAGCGAGGGAGCCAGGGGGCAATGGGAATCGTCTTGGGCTCGAGCAACTACGGCAAGGCAGGAAATCACCTGTTCAAGGTGATCCGGGGGGCCGACCGCGACGAGGTCAGGGACTACCGCGTCGACGTGTCCCTGACCGGCGACTACGAGGCCCTGCACACCAGGGGCGACAACACCGGCGCGATGGCCACCGACACCATGCGCAACACCGTGTACGCGCTGGCCAAGCAGCACAGCTTCGACTCGCCCGAGGAGTTCGGCCTGCAGATGGTCGACTACCTGCTGACCCAGCCGCGGGTGACGGGTGCCCAGGTGCGGCTGGTCGAGCAGCGGTGGGACCG includes:
- the pucD gene encoding xanthine dehydrogenase subunit D, translating into MPAPSLPTTFTRKRRAPGVGESVLRPDGIPKVKGQFAFSSDAWVEGMVWGRTVRSPYPAARIRGIDVSAAVAMPGVHAVITAEDVWGSPTYGLEHHDQPVFASDVVRYHGEPVAAVAADHPETAQRACAAVVVDYEVLEPLVDAEAAITAAPIHPAGNIFRHVRIRHGDPDAVGEVVVEGTYEVGMQDQAFLGPESGLAVPSEDGGVELYVATQWLHVDRDQIAACLNLPRDKVRLTLAGTGGAFGGREDLSMQIHACLLALKTGKPVKMVYSREESFFGHVHRHPAKLWYRHHATRDGKLVKVETRLVFDGGAYTSSSTAVISNASCFAAGPYLVPNAVVDGYAVRTNNPPCGAMRGFGAVQTSFASEAQMDKLAQELHIDPVELRLRNALKTHDELLTGQVIIGAAPVAECIRACLALPMPEPLSEDAPAMMLPGGAGLTALRDDVRRGVGFAVGFKNLAFSEGFDDYSTARIRLELTPVGDPTATVHVATAEVGQGFVTVAQQIARAELGVHEVVLAAADTQVGSAGSSSASRQTMMSGGAVQAACAAVREVLLERAALELHLAPADLVLEEGELVTKDGRHNVSLVEALKAGPVEATREFHHAPTDPLDENGQGNAHWSFAFAAHRAVVDVDPELGLVRVVQIATAQDIGKALNPLAVTGQVEGGIAQGVGLAVMEEIIVDKGRIRNPSFTDYLLPTALDMPTVVQTWIEQPERGAPYGAKGVGEPPTISSTGAVVAAIRDATRLDLNRIPVRPDDVALAAAPERSR
- a CDS encoding FAD binding domain-containing protein, which codes for MRISHPRTVEDAFDALDEMPDAQLLAGGTDFMVEVNFGHRRPPAVVGLRRVEELGGFELTDDEVVLRAALTWTEVETQLNDELPALAAAARTVGSPQMRNAGTVGGNLGTASPAGDSLPVLAAMDATVVLVSRGGERRLPLSAFITGVKRTAIRPGEIIREVRVPRLRGPQHFLKVGTRNAMVISIACASVVLDTEGRTVRCGLGAVAPTPIRAPEAESFIAGAIDWDGLRAPPEAVARFGELAVAAASPITDHRSTAEYRRHALKVITVRALQRSLAA
- the allB gene encoding allantoinase AllB, which gives rise to MVYDYDLVVRARRAVTPRGARPAAVAVRDGATVAVKPYDARLRARESVVLSDDEVLLPGLVDTHVHVNEPGRTEWEGFATATRAAAAGGITTIIDMPLNCVPPTVNVEALELKNKAAEGQCHTDVGFWGGVVPGNVADLHPLHDAGVFGFKCFLLHSGVDEFPMVDIAELGTAMAELRRFGALMIVHAEDSTAIERAPRCSGQRYADFLASRPRDAENVAIGQLVELTRRIGGRVHVLHLSSSDALAMIASARRDGVRITAETCPHYLFLSADEIPAGATQFKCCPPIREADNREALWAGLRAGIIDCIVSDHSPSPPELKRLDIGDFGAAWGGISSIQVGLPVVWTAARQRGIPLDEVVTWMATAPARLAGLTRKGMLAPGFDADLCAFAPDETFTVDPAVLHHRHPITPYAGRTLTGVVRATWLRGTRVDDVARGRFLRRGGS
- a CDS encoding 2-hydroxy-3-oxopropionate reductase, producing the protein MTAIGFIGLGVMGRPMAEHLVRAGHAVKVHNRSPGPVQKLVAVGATAGTSPADVAADADVVITMVPDSPDVEGVVLAEDGILSTAREGMLLIDMSTVRPDTARLIAKEAHAKGVRFLDAPVSGGEVGALEASLSIMVGGDAEDFETALPILQSLGRTIVHVGPVGAGQTVKAANQLIVAGTIELVSEAIVLLEAHGVAMEPAIKVLAGGLAGNQVLERKAAGMLARTFEPGFRIDLHHKDLGIVQAAARDSGVVIPVTALVAQMLVSLRSLGRGGLDHSAILTLIDDLSGRAKTKTD
- a CDS encoding (2Fe-2S)-binding protein, with protein sequence MTEQTPSDALHDPTTPDGSGREDYPAPGAGPDVLAALESYTLAVNGRDRDVTEAWLGESLLWVLRERLGLPGAKNACEQGECGSCSVLLDGRLVASCCVLAADAVGSQITTVEGLSGEGELSDVQRAFVEEGAVQCGFCTPGLVVAIHDVLHRNPRATELELREAISGDLCRCTGYGRIFAAVRRVQQERAHART
- a CDS encoding IclR family transcriptional regulator translates to MTSSEGAQPSRVHSVERAFMLLESLADLGEVGVTDLRRATGLSYGTIHRLLGTLLEHGYARQNTVTRKYTLGPRLMRLGDAASRTFGVWVRPYLSELMELSGETANLAVLEGDWAVYVAQVASRKHHVRMFTEVGRKVLPHTTAVGKVLLAFRPRTEVEALLERTGLPPRTPRTITDRGRFLSELDVVARHGYAVDDGEEEIGVRCLAVPVFGVGDAVASASISAPDGRLSREDYDRLLPEMLRISAALSGSLVAPS